Proteins from one Desmodus rotundus isolate HL8 chromosome 9, HLdesRot8A.1, whole genome shotgun sequence genomic window:
- the TTLL6 gene encoding tubulin polyglutamylase TTLL6 isoform X1: MEMKSYQKINHFPGMSEICRKDLLARNMSRMLKLFPKDFYFFPRTWCLPADWGDLQNYSRSRKNKTYICKPDSGCQGRGIFITRTVKEIKPGEDMICQLYISKPFIIDGFKFDLRIYVLMTSCDPLRIFTYNEGLARFATTSYSHPCTENLDDVCMHLTNYSINKHSSNFIQDAHSGSKRKLSTFNKYMESQGYNVEQIWRDIEDVIIKTIISACPVIRHNYHTCFPNHTLNSACFEILGFDILLDRKLKPWLLEVNHSPSFSTDSCLDKEVKDSLLYDTLVLINLGSCDKRKVLEEERQRGRFLQQCRSRESRIEEVKGFQALRLAKTEKYEKENCGGFRLIYPSLSSEKYEKFFQDNSSLFQNTVASRARELYARQLIQKLRLKQEKKSFQMKEKKAEMQGESAGEQARGKGLKSWQQTQRQKYKAAATHASKQSFQPLTLESCTLDLLLNVRDVKKNETESSLDQEGPKEEDDPAPPKPTSARHYSSVPDLRNSSFLSCSGLEPSKPIFRIKEAKSASAVNIFTGTVPLTSVETSESTTQVSDSPESLLGTIMTVRSECSSPETDTVVSFTCKKPQIAEHFLQEKISKISLPTRSQCFLGNLNPRWALLKNNLKKRRLMSELLAKAQLREKFSLSPALYNSKLVLSNQSQNSSLPQECYFHSQSSGEKRLLDVSSLLLLKNSHSHEVAVRDLVVVATSARLGPRPGRRHTGAMRDPCIQHQEAYSHCLIAGRRQCERK, from the exons ATGGAAATGAAAAGTTACCAG AAAATCAATCACTTCCCGGGGATGAGTGAAATCTGTCGCAAGGACTTGCTGGCCAGGAATATGAGCCGCATGTTGAAGTTGTTCCCTAAAGATTTCTACTTTTTCCCTCGGACCTGGTGTCTTCCTGCTGA CTGGGGAGATTTGCAGAACTACAGCAGGTCAAGAAAAAATAAGACGTACATTTGTAAGCCGGACTCGGGCTGCCAAGGGAGAGGTATATTCATCACCCGGACAGTGAAAGAAATCAAACCAGGGGAGGACATGATCTGCCAGCTCTATATTTCAAAG ccctttATCATTGATGGGTTCAAGTTTGACCTACGAATTTACGTGCTGATGACATCCTGTGACCCTCTCAGGATTTTTACGTATAACGAAGGACTGGCCCGCTTCGCCACCACCTCCTACTCTCACCCTTGCACAGAAAACCTG GATGATGTCTGCATGCACCTGACTAATTACTCCATTAATAAGCACAGCTCCAATTTCATTCAAGATGCTCACTCTGGCAGCAAGAG GAAGCTCTCCACCTTCAACAAGTACATGGAGAGCCAAGGCTACAATGTGGAGCAGATATGGAGAGATATCGAGGATGTCATCATCAAGACCATCATCTCGGCCTGCCCCGTCATCAGGCACAACTACCACACCTGCTTCCCCAACCACACACTTAACAGCGCCTGCTTTGAGATCCTGGGCTTCGACATTTTGTTGGACCGCAAactcaagccctggctgctggag GTCAACCACTCCCCGAGCTTCTCCACTGACTCCTGCTTGGATAAAGAGGTGAAGGACAGTCTGCTGTATGACACCTTGGTCCTGATCAACCTGGGAAGCTGTGACAAAAGGAAAGTCTTGGAGGAGGAGAGACAACGGGGGCGGTTCCTGCAGCAGTGTCGTTCCCGGGAGAGCAG GATCGAGGAAGTCAAGGGTTTCCAGGCCTTGCGTTTAGCGAAAACGGAGAAGTATGAAAAGGAAAACTGTGGAGGGTTCCGCCTGATTTATCCCAGTCTGAGTTCGGAGAAGTATGAGAAGTTCTTCCAGGACAACAGCTCTCTCTTCCAGAACACTGTTGCCTCCAGGGCCCGCGAGCTGTACGCCCG GCAGCTGATCCAGAAGCTGAGactaaaacaggagaaaaaatccttccaaatgaaagagaagaaggcagagatgCAGGGGGAGTCGGCAGGCGAACAAGCAAGAGGCAAGGGCTTGAAAAGCTGGCAACAGACACAACGGCAGAAATACAAGGCCGCCGCCACCCACGCCTCCAAACAA tcctTCCAGCCATTGACATTAGAGTCCTGCACACTTGACTTGCTCTTGAATGTCAGAGATGtgaagaaaaatgagacagagaGCAGCCTTGACCAGGAGGGCCCCAAGGAGGAGGATGACCCTGCTCCTCCCAAGCCTACGTCTGCACGACATTACTCCTCTGTACCCGACCTGAGAAATTCAAGCTTTCTCAGCTGCTCCGGGCTGGAGCCCAGTAAACCCATCTTCAGAATCAAGGAAGCCAAGTCTGCCTCTGCAGTGAACATATTCACCGGCACTGTG cCCTTAACTTCGGTAGAAACCTCAGAGTCGACTACCCAGGTCTCAGACTCCCCTGAGTCTCTGCTGGGTACCATCATGACAGTCAGATCTGAGTGCAGTAGCCCAGAGACGGACACGGTGGTCTCCTTCACATGCAAGAAACCGCAGATTGCCGAGCACTTCCTCCAggagaaaatatcaaaaatttcTCTGCCTACAAGATCCCAGTGCTTCTTGGGGAATCTGAACCCAAGATGGGCTTTACTAAAGAATAACCTGAAGAAGCGGCGTCTGATGTCAGAGCTACTCGCCAAGGCTCAACTGAGGGAGAAGTTCTCCTTGTCCCCAGCTCTCTACAACTCAAAGCTGGTGTTAAGTAACCAGTCAC AAAACTCCTCCTTGCCCCAGGAGTGCTACTTCCACAGCCAAAGCTCTGGTGAGAAGAGGCTGCTGGACgtgtcctccctcctcctcttgaAGAATTCTCACAGCCATGAGGTTGCTGTGAGGGATCTAGTGGTGGTTGCCACTTCAGCCCGACTGGGTCCAAGGCCTGGCAGAAGGCATACAGGCGCTATGAGGGACCCGTGTATACAGCACCAGGAAGCCTACAGTCACTGCCTGATCGCTGGCCGAAGACAGTGTGAGAGGAAATAG
- the TTLL6 gene encoding tubulin polyglutamylase TTLL6 isoform X2, producing the protein MLQRQPLQGKEGTESEKREDSSVADLKEIVTLAFVRGNSEAQRGLRNAQQQSKKKRKKKRLVINLSNCRYESVRRAAQQYGLREGGESDDWTLYWTDYSVSLERVMEMKSYQKINHFPGMSEICRKDLLARNMSRMLKLFPKDFYFFPRTWCLPADWGDLQNYSRSRKNKTYICKPDSGCQGRGIFITRTVKEIKPGEDMICQLYISKPFIIDGFKFDLRIYVLMTSCDPLRIFTYNEGLARFATTSYSHPCTENLDDVCMHLTNYSINKHSSNFIQDAHSGSKRKLSTFNKYMESQGYNVEQIWRDIEDVIIKTIISACPVIRHNYHTCFPNHTLNSACFEILGFDILLDRKLKPWLLEVNHSPSFSTDSCLDKEVKDSLLYDTLVLINLGSCDKRKVLEEERQRGRFLQQCRSRESRIEEVKGFQALRLAKTEKYEKENCGGFRLIYPSLSSEKYEKFFQDNSSLFQNTVASRARELYARQLIQKLRLKQEKKSFQMKEKKAEMQGESAGEQARGKGLKSWQQTQRQKYKAAATHASKQSFQPLTLESCTLDLLLNVRDVKKNETESSLDQEGPKEEDDPAPPKPTSARHYSSVPDLRNSSFLSCSGLEPSKPIFRIKEAKSASAVNIFTGTVPLTSVETSESTTQVSDSPESLLGTIMTVRSECSSPETDTVVSFTCKKPQIAEHFLQEKISKISLPTRSQCFLGNLNPRWALLKNNLKKRRLMSELLAKAQLREKFSLSPALYNSKLVLSNQSQNSSLPQECYFHSQSSGEKRLLDVSSLLLLKNSHSHEVAVRDLVVVATSARLGPRPGRRHTGAMRDPCIQHQEAYSHCLIAGRRQCERK; encoded by the exons ATGCTCCAGCGTCAGCCTTTGCAAGGCAAGGAAGGGACAGAGTCAGAAAAGAGGGAGGACAGTTCCGTAGCAGATCTGAAAGAAATCGTCACCCTGGCTTTTGTGAGAGGGAACTCTGAGGCGCAAAGGGGGCTTCGGAATGCCCAGCAGCAAagcaagaagaagaggaagaaaaaga GATTGGTGATCAATCTATCCAACTGCCGATATGAGAGTG TGCGCAGGGCTGCCCAGCAGTACGGCCTTCGAGAGGGAGGGGAAAGCGACGACTGGACTCTGTACTGGACCGACTATTCGGTGTCGCTGGAGCGGGTGATGGAAATGAAAAGTTACCAG AAAATCAATCACTTCCCGGGGATGAGTGAAATCTGTCGCAAGGACTTGCTGGCCAGGAATATGAGCCGCATGTTGAAGTTGTTCCCTAAAGATTTCTACTTTTTCCCTCGGACCTGGTGTCTTCCTGCTGA CTGGGGAGATTTGCAGAACTACAGCAGGTCAAGAAAAAATAAGACGTACATTTGTAAGCCGGACTCGGGCTGCCAAGGGAGAGGTATATTCATCACCCGGACAGTGAAAGAAATCAAACCAGGGGAGGACATGATCTGCCAGCTCTATATTTCAAAG ccctttATCATTGATGGGTTCAAGTTTGACCTACGAATTTACGTGCTGATGACATCCTGTGACCCTCTCAGGATTTTTACGTATAACGAAGGACTGGCCCGCTTCGCCACCACCTCCTACTCTCACCCTTGCACAGAAAACCTG GATGATGTCTGCATGCACCTGACTAATTACTCCATTAATAAGCACAGCTCCAATTTCATTCAAGATGCTCACTCTGGCAGCAAGAG GAAGCTCTCCACCTTCAACAAGTACATGGAGAGCCAAGGCTACAATGTGGAGCAGATATGGAGAGATATCGAGGATGTCATCATCAAGACCATCATCTCGGCCTGCCCCGTCATCAGGCACAACTACCACACCTGCTTCCCCAACCACACACTTAACAGCGCCTGCTTTGAGATCCTGGGCTTCGACATTTTGTTGGACCGCAAactcaagccctggctgctggag GTCAACCACTCCCCGAGCTTCTCCACTGACTCCTGCTTGGATAAAGAGGTGAAGGACAGTCTGCTGTATGACACCTTGGTCCTGATCAACCTGGGAAGCTGTGACAAAAGGAAAGTCTTGGAGGAGGAGAGACAACGGGGGCGGTTCCTGCAGCAGTGTCGTTCCCGGGAGAGCAG GATCGAGGAAGTCAAGGGTTTCCAGGCCTTGCGTTTAGCGAAAACGGAGAAGTATGAAAAGGAAAACTGTGGAGGGTTCCGCCTGATTTATCCCAGTCTGAGTTCGGAGAAGTATGAGAAGTTCTTCCAGGACAACAGCTCTCTCTTCCAGAACACTGTTGCCTCCAGGGCCCGCGAGCTGTACGCCCG GCAGCTGATCCAGAAGCTGAGactaaaacaggagaaaaaatccttccaaatgaaagagaagaaggcagagatgCAGGGGGAGTCGGCAGGCGAACAAGCAAGAGGCAAGGGCTTGAAAAGCTGGCAACAGACACAACGGCAGAAATACAAGGCCGCCGCCACCCACGCCTCCAAACAA tcctTCCAGCCATTGACATTAGAGTCCTGCACACTTGACTTGCTCTTGAATGTCAGAGATGtgaagaaaaatgagacagagaGCAGCCTTGACCAGGAGGGCCCCAAGGAGGAGGATGACCCTGCTCCTCCCAAGCCTACGTCTGCACGACATTACTCCTCTGTACCCGACCTGAGAAATTCAAGCTTTCTCAGCTGCTCCGGGCTGGAGCCCAGTAAACCCATCTTCAGAATCAAGGAAGCCAAGTCTGCCTCTGCAGTGAACATATTCACCGGCACTGTG cCCTTAACTTCGGTAGAAACCTCAGAGTCGACTACCCAGGTCTCAGACTCCCCTGAGTCTCTGCTGGGTACCATCATGACAGTCAGATCTGAGTGCAGTAGCCCAGAGACGGACACGGTGGTCTCCTTCACATGCAAGAAACCGCAGATTGCCGAGCACTTCCTCCAggagaaaatatcaaaaatttcTCTGCCTACAAGATCCCAGTGCTTCTTGGGGAATCTGAACCCAAGATGGGCTTTACTAAAGAATAACCTGAAGAAGCGGCGTCTGATGTCAGAGCTACTCGCCAAGGCTCAACTGAGGGAGAAGTTCTCCTTGTCCCCAGCTCTCTACAACTCAAAGCTGGTGTTAAGTAACCAGTCAC AAAACTCCTCCTTGCCCCAGGAGTGCTACTTCCACAGCCAAAGCTCTGGTGAGAAGAGGCTGCTGGACgtgtcctccctcctcctcttgaAGAATTCTCACAGCCATGAGGTTGCTGTGAGGGATCTAGTGGTGGTTGCCACTTCAGCCCGACTGGGTCCAAGGCCTGGCAGAAGGCATACAGGCGCTATGAGGGACCCGTGTATACAGCACCAGGAAGCCTACAGTCACTGCCTGATCGCTGGCCGAAGACAGTGTGAGAGGAAATAG